A section of the Raphanus sativus cultivar WK10039 unplaced genomic scaffold, ASM80110v3 Scaffold1224, whole genome shotgun sequence genome encodes:
- the LOC130503912 gene encoding probable pectinesterase/pectinesterase inhibitor 12 isoform X1 gives MALSSLSFYFLCFLLFNPSIFSYASPGSLNLYQISATSFCKNAPYPDACFQSLELSLSINISPNILSFLFQTLKLALSEAGKLTDLLSSADINNLLEGQRGSLQDCKDLHHITSSLLKRSLSKIKDDANDSRKLADARAYLSAALTNKNTCFEGLDSASGPLLPKLLTSFTTTYKHVSNSLSALSKQRKPNNLKTNSKTKNRRLLGLFPDWVSEKDRRFLEDSGDEYDEYEPSEILIVSAAGTGNFTTIKEAISFAPNMSNDRVLIYVREGEYNENIEIPSYKTNIVLIGDGSDVTFVTGNRSVGDGWTTFRSATLAVSGEGFLARDITIMNTAGPEKRQAVALRVNADFVALYRCVIDGYQDTLYTHSFRQFYRECDIYGTIDYVFGNAAVVFQGCNIVSKLPMPGQFTVVTAQSRDSPDEDTGISMQNCSIFATEDLFNSSTRVNSYLGRPWRGYSRTVLMESFIDEFIDSSGWTKWAGAEGLDTLYYGEYNNNGPGSDTSKRVNWSGYHIMGYEDAFNFTTTEFITGDGWLGSTSFPYDNGI, from the exons ATGGCTCTCTCTTCACTCAGTTTCTATTTTCTCTGCTTTCTCCTCTTCAATCCTTCCATTTTCTCGTATGCATCTCCGGGTTCCCTAAACCTTTATCAAATCTCTGCCACAAGTTTTTGCAAGAACGCACCATATCCAGATGCATGTTTCCAGTCCTTagaactctctctctccatcAACATAAGCCCCAACATTCTCTCTTTCCTCTTTCAAACTCTCAAACTAGCTCTTTCCGAGGCTGGAAAACTCACCGATCTCCTTTCGAGCGCTGATATCAACAACCTCCTTGAGGGTCAACGTGGCTCTCTTCAAGACTGCAAAGATCTTCACCACATAACTTCTTCTTTATTGAAACGTTCTCTCTCTAAAATCAAAGACGATGCTAATGATTCACGGAAGCTAGCTGACGCTAGAGCTTACTTGAGCGCTGCTCTCACCAACAAGAACACTTGCTTCGAAGGTCTTGACTCGGCATCTGGTCCACTATTGCCAAAGCTCTTGACTTCCTTTACGACCACTTACAAACACGTAAGCAATTCTCTTTCGGCTCTTTCAAAACAGAGAAAGCCCAATAATCTTAAAACCAATAGCAAGACCAAGAACCGCCGGTTACTTGGGTTATTTCCCGACTGGGTTTCTGAGAAAGATCGCCGGTTTTTAGAAGATTCCGGTGATGAGTATGATGAGTACGAGCCGAGTGAGATCCTCATTGTGTCTGCTGCTGGAACAGGTAATTTCACAACTATTAAAGAAGCTATAAGCTTTGCTCCCAACATGAGTAACGACAGAGTGCTGATATACGTAAGAGAAGGCGAGTATAACGAAAACATTGAGATTCCAAGTTACAAGACTAATATTGTCCTGATCGGTGATGGATCCGATGTGACGTTTGTTACCGGCAACCGCAGCGTCGGCGATGGATGGACCACTTTTCGATCTGCCACTCTTG CGGTTTCTGGCGAAGGATTCTTGGCGAGGGATATAACCATAATGAACACAGCGGGACCAGAGAAGCGTCAAGCAGTTGCTTTACGTGTTAACGCGGATTTTGTGGCCTTATATCGATGTGTCATTGACGGTTACCAGGACACACTTTACACTCACTCATTCCGACAATTCTACCGTGAATGTGATATATATGGAACAATTGATTATGTATTTGGCAACGCGGCTGTGGTTTTCCAAGGCTGCAACATAGTCTCAAAGTTGCCAATGCCTGGACAATTCACTGTAGTTACTGCACAGTCACGAGATAGTCCGGACGAAGACACTGGGATCTCAATGCAGAACTGCTCCATCTTTGCTACGGAAGATTTATTTAATAGCTCAACTAGAGTGAATAGCTATTTAGGGCGTCCATGGAGAGGATATTCAAGAACCGTTCTAATGGAATCTTTTATTGATGAATTTATTGACAGTTCGGGTTGGACCAAATGGGCCGGTGCTGAAGGACTTGATACTCTGTACTATGGCGAGTATAATAATAACGGGCCAGGTTCTGATACAAGTAAGCGGGTCAACTGGTCGGGTTATCACATTATGGGTTACGAAGATGCTTTTAACTTCACGACAACGGAGTTTATCACCGGCGATGGTTGGTTAGGCAGTACTTCCTTCCCTTATGATAATGGCATATAA
- the LOC130503912 gene encoding probable pectinesterase/pectinesterase inhibitor 12 isoform X2, translating to MALSSLSFYFLCFLLFNPSIFSYASPGSLNLYQISATSFCKNAPYPDACFQSLELSLSINISPNILSFLFQTLKLALSEAGKLTDLLSSADINNLLEGQRGSLQDCKDLHHITSSLLKRSLSKIKDDANDSRKLADARAYLSAALTNKNTCFEGLDSASGPLLPKLLTSFTTTYKHVSNSLSALSKQRKPNNLKTNSKTKNRRLLGLFPDWVSEKDRRFLEDSGDEYDEYEPSEILIVSAAGTGEYNENIEIPSYKTNIVLIGDGSDVTFVTGNRSVGDGWTTFRSATLAVSGEGFLARDITIMNTAGPEKRQAVALRVNADFVALYRCVIDGYQDTLYTHSFRQFYRECDIYGTIDYVFGNAAVVFQGCNIVSKLPMPGQFTVVTAQSRDSPDEDTGISMQNCSIFATEDLFNSSTRVNSYLGRPWRGYSRTVLMESFIDEFIDSSGWTKWAGAEGLDTLYYGEYNNNGPGSDTSKRVNWSGYHIMGYEDAFNFTTTEFITGDGWLGSTSFPYDNGI from the exons ATGGCTCTCTCTTCACTCAGTTTCTATTTTCTCTGCTTTCTCCTCTTCAATCCTTCCATTTTCTCGTATGCATCTCCGGGTTCCCTAAACCTTTATCAAATCTCTGCCACAAGTTTTTGCAAGAACGCACCATATCCAGATGCATGTTTCCAGTCCTTagaactctctctctccatcAACATAAGCCCCAACATTCTCTCTTTCCTCTTTCAAACTCTCAAACTAGCTCTTTCCGAGGCTGGAAAACTCACCGATCTCCTTTCGAGCGCTGATATCAACAACCTCCTTGAGGGTCAACGTGGCTCTCTTCAAGACTGCAAAGATCTTCACCACATAACTTCTTCTTTATTGAAACGTTCTCTCTCTAAAATCAAAGACGATGCTAATGATTCACGGAAGCTAGCTGACGCTAGAGCTTACTTGAGCGCTGCTCTCACCAACAAGAACACTTGCTTCGAAGGTCTTGACTCGGCATCTGGTCCACTATTGCCAAAGCTCTTGACTTCCTTTACGACCACTTACAAACACGTAAGCAATTCTCTTTCGGCTCTTTCAAAACAGAGAAAGCCCAATAATCTTAAAACCAATAGCAAGACCAAGAACCGCCGGTTACTTGGGTTATTTCCCGACTGGGTTTCTGAGAAAGATCGCCGGTTTTTAGAAGATTCCGGTGATGAGTATGATGAGTACGAGCCGAGTGAGATCCTCATTGTGTCTGCTGCTGGAACAG GCGAGTATAACGAAAACATTGAGATTCCAAGTTACAAGACTAATATTGTCCTGATCGGTGATGGATCCGATGTGACGTTTGTTACCGGCAACCGCAGCGTCGGCGATGGATGGACCACTTTTCGATCTGCCACTCTTG CGGTTTCTGGCGAAGGATTCTTGGCGAGGGATATAACCATAATGAACACAGCGGGACCAGAGAAGCGTCAAGCAGTTGCTTTACGTGTTAACGCGGATTTTGTGGCCTTATATCGATGTGTCATTGACGGTTACCAGGACACACTTTACACTCACTCATTCCGACAATTCTACCGTGAATGTGATATATATGGAACAATTGATTATGTATTTGGCAACGCGGCTGTGGTTTTCCAAGGCTGCAACATAGTCTCAAAGTTGCCAATGCCTGGACAATTCACTGTAGTTACTGCACAGTCACGAGATAGTCCGGACGAAGACACTGGGATCTCAATGCAGAACTGCTCCATCTTTGCTACGGAAGATTTATTTAATAGCTCAACTAGAGTGAATAGCTATTTAGGGCGTCCATGGAGAGGATATTCAAGAACCGTTCTAATGGAATCTTTTATTGATGAATTTATTGACAGTTCGGGTTGGACCAAATGGGCCGGTGCTGAAGGACTTGATACTCTGTACTATGGCGAGTATAATAATAACGGGCCAGGTTCTGATACAAGTAAGCGGGTCAACTGGTCGGGTTATCACATTATGGGTTACGAAGATGCTTTTAACTTCACGACAACGGAGTTTATCACCGGCGATGGTTGGTTAGGCAGTACTTCCTTCCCTTATGATAATGGCATATAA